ctaacaatattggTTTGGCATTGTGAATGTTGGTATTTTTTCCTATAAGTTTGCTCAAAGTAGAGATAGTTTGACTTCGAAGAAaacttatatgcgaactaaaaaggaccggaggaagtatgtctagatacatccatttatgcgacaagtaattccgaacggaagGAGCAGCAGACAAGGGAGCCAAGGAAGAAGATAGAATTGGGCCCTATGTATGAAAGAAAAAATTATTAATTTTGTCAACCAGTGTAGCTTTTCACAAAAGATTACACCAATTCAAAATAGAAGCTTAAAAGACTTGTAGACAACACGTACCTACTCTGCATATTTAGTTGTACTATGCTATTTCGGAAGAGGGAAAGAGCTGGTGTAAAATATTTCAAACAGTTCTTTACTCAATATCTAATGCTTCAGTCAACACCTTGATTAAGAAAAAAATAGGGCCCCTCTGGTGTTGGGCCTGTTCGGTCGATCCAGTTGCACATGCTCATATACGTCCCTGTGGATGTGTAACGTGAAGAGTGTCATGTTGGCGGAGGATTGACTCATCATCACGGCCACATAGTACCTCATCGAGTGGAAGGATGGTCACGAGCTAACCTGGATCCTAGTGGGGGGCGATAGCCGAAAGCAGATAGCAAAGAATGTAGAGGCGGAGTATAAGGCGCCATGGTGGGAGGCCGACACGGAGGCGATGGGTGCACTAGTCGCAGACAAGGCGGTATGGGAACCGCAAACGCGAAGGGCATGCATGGGCGCATGTTGATGCCTTTGGTGACGGGGCTCAAGTGATCAAGTACGAGAGTTTTTTTGTGCATGCTCATGTAGGTGGACATAGACCATGGAAGGGTAAGGCCATGTGACGGTAAGCGCACCCTATTGGAGTAGGGTGCCTGGGCGGAGGACCCCGACAAGAAGAGGGAATTAATGGTGGTGCGACGCTCGGCCTAGCCGGCCTTGCCCTAGAGTATGGTACAATGAAGCAAAGATTTTCATAAGAGAGTAATCCAAGTAAGGGTAGGCGTCCGAGAGAGCACGGTAAGCCGACTTGACAAAGAAATACCCCCAAAAGGGAGAGATGCGAGGACACCGTGTTTGGGGACCCTACAAACGACACAAGGCCTACCGCTCAGTCCAAGCTAAAGTTTCCGGATGTAGGAATGTGTGATCGATGGGACGGGATGTTCCAAGTCCCATTTTGAATCATCGAGGTCACTAATAAAAGTCGATAGGAGCAAATAGCAAAAAAGCACGGGAAAATCGATACTAAGCGAGCTCGTACCGAGCCACAAGTCAAACCAAAAGAGAGTACCTTCTCCATCTCCTACCGAGAAGCTAGTACACATGCGGATCTCATTCTTAATTGGCTGGAGGGACTTCCAGGACTGAGATCCCTTTGCCTGTCTGGCATCGTTGTCCCATCAGTATTAAGAGGTCATCTACTCCTTGCGTCCGGGTTTATCAGGATGTAACCAAGCTTCCCATTTAAATACCGCCTCGACATAGTACCCGTTAATGGTTCTCTCTATGAACTACCAAGGTCCATTTGAAGATTGAGTGCTGGTTCGTACATACGTTGGTTATTTGTGGTGCCCATCCATCGCCTTAATCGCTTAGATAACAGAATGTTCAGTTAGCACTTGAGCATTGTGTGTCGGGTAACTGAATATGATGATCAAGATTTGTGTGGAAGAAAAAGGAAATGCGATCAGCTTTTTGTACCACCTTCCTGAGGCGCCGGTCTTTCTTCTCCTCACAAAATAGAAAGGGGAAAGAAGAAAAGGCAATCATGGACATACGTACACCTGAAAAAAATGTGATTAACATAAAGCTTCCATATGTTCATACTCTAATTAACAGCAACTCTAGTCTTCTGTATAAATATTGCTTCAACTAGCCAAGATCAAGCTATCTAACCAGCTTTGGAGCTGGAACTGCCTACGTATCATTCAAGAAGAAGCCATGAACATCGACAAATATATGTTGAGAAAAATAATCTTTTACATACTTTTTTGGATAAAATTAGCCCAAAAACATCATGAAAAGCACGGTTAGAGTATGACAAGATCAATGGCGAGCGCTTGCAAGCAAACTATACATACGAGTACGGTACTCATATACTAGTACTCTTTTGGGCTGTCCAGTCCCACATCAGGATGTATCAACTCCGGTCTTCTCAAATTGGAAACCAAGCATTAATAATCACACGTGGTCGGACAAacaactagagagagagagagagagaagaacgATTCAATTTCAAATCGTTGAGGAGGGAACGCTTTTGTGGTGATGAGCTCATGATGTTTGGAGATCTCGGTCGGAACCCACATTCAAATTTCAAATTCAGAACTGGAGGCGCTAACCTTGGCAGGACCACGGCGTTGGGGATATGGGGAAACCACGGCGTAATTACACAAGAGCCATTTTATACCCGTGTAGTAGTACTCTCTCTACTCTCTAGTAGTCTCCGCCGTACCTCGTCTCCTTCGACTCCGATGACGGCCCGCCGTGGTCGTGATGcgtcttcctcctcttcttcttcgcggcGGCATCGGATTTCGCGGGGATGGTGTCGGCGTAGAGCTCCGACAGCAGGCGGTGCCTCTTCCTCGCCCGCCTGTCCAGCTCCGTGGACGCCGACGCTGGAATCTCCTGGAAGACCCGCTCCTCTGCCTCGACGGAGAGGCCCTCGCAGCGCGAGCCCGCCGAACACCGCGAGGACTTGGTGGGCTCCGCCTTCGCCTCCGCCTCTCCGAGAACGCTGAGCTGCAGCAGCAGCTCCGCCGCCGCAAGCTCCGGCCCAGAGAAGAGACCCGCGAGCCAGATCCCCAACTCCAAGTCCAGGTCCAGCCCGCGGCCGACGGCGAGCGACGACATGGCTGGCTGGCGCCGGCAGACCAGTTGCTTCGCGAGAGGAGGAGCGAATCGGAATTACTTTTTTTTTTTGTTCTCGGGGGGACTCGGGGATGGGTGGGTGCGGATGAGAAGAAACGGGTTATGGGCGTGGGCTGCAAAATATTCCGTTATAAGGTTGGGTTTGATGGTTCTaatctttgcttctgttttttaaCCTGTAAAAATGCATAAAAAGATCATTTTTGAATCTTTAAAACGCTAGTGAAGATTTGAGGGTTTAAGGGTTCTATTAGTAATGCTCGCCGAGACGCCACCGTAGTTACGAGCCGGCTGGGTCGTCGTGTGTGCAATGTGCATACACACGTCTCTGGCTCTCTGCCAAGCGTGTGTTGCTGAATGGCCGCTGAGCAGTTTCTTATGTGGCATACAGTTTAGGATCCCGTCTAAAAAAATATTGGTCGACGTAGTATATTCAGGATGAAGTCGGACGTGAAAAATGAGAAATCGTAATTGAGCAGCCGGTGAGCAGTACAGTAACCATGCATACGCAAAGCGGTTTTAGACGAAATGCAGATACAGTAACGTAGCACATGCGGAGCCGTCGTTGTCTGAAAAAATCGGAGATGGCACCAATTTTTGTTTCCTGCAAGGAACTGCGAACTGCTGCTATATGGCGTCGgagtcgccgtcgccgtcgcctttcCCCGCTAAGCTTTTGCTTTTGCGGTTTGCTTAGCGCGGTCGTCGAGGTCTTCGCCGGGCGCCGTACGTCTTGAACGCAAACCCGAAAGCGTGTGGGGCCTGGGCGTACGTGTAGTCCCGCATCCAAAAGCCACTTGGATCCTGTGTTCTTGTCATCTCGTGCACTCACTCCTGTGGCGGTTGCAACCGAAGCAATGTACTCCTTTTATTCATACTAGTAGAGTGCtcgtgcgttgctacgggcttTTGAAAAAGTTTGCAAGAGTTACATGTTAAATTCAACACGTACAAACAATATAACAGAAACATAATTATTTAATAACTGAACTTTATTTTTCAATGTAAATTGATAACATAAGAAAAATTAAAGACATGTCCATGTAACAAACTGAGCGATGTTCCAACTAAACATCTATTACAAAGCTATTAATATCTAAATGATGCGCTTAAGAAATTCTTGCACAATATCCGGTAAGTTTCCTTTAGCCTCATTCCCACGATGTTTTAGCAAGTATAACAAAAACTGCTTACTCAATTCATACCCATCCTGCACAAACGCATACATGTAGTTAGTATGAAAATTTCATGCCAAAGGTCTTAAAACATGTAACGGACAATACTCACTGCGCAAATCGGCTTGACCAAATCTTCACCGTTCCACCAGagcataaaatgaaaaacaaaataGCCAGACAAATTCCTGTAAAACTTTAAATTAAAAATGTAAAGAATATAGTAATAACAAAAGTAAATGTTTTTGTTATGAATTCATTACCCATCTATACTCGTTGGAACATTGGACGGAAATAAACGTTGCCATTTAGATAGATCATAATTCCAACCAGGCAGCTTAATTTCAAGTGCTTCTTTGAAATCCCTTGCAAAACTTTTTAATTTCAGTGCATGCCTCAAATTTTTCTCCTCTAACGATTGTGATGTTTGAATAGGATCCATAATATATAGACGACGTGCCTCTTTGTCGATGACGTACAAAATGTATCGGCCGATGAATGCATAGGGAAATAAATCTACAACTGCAGGTATTAGAAACAAcaataaaccatgataacaattcACAAAATAATTTACTTACCTTGTTGCACGATGAGATGTCGTTGTCCATCTCAGGCCAGCTATCAAATAATGTTGCCAAACTCTGAATAGTTTCCTTCTCGCAAAACTTCTGACCTCGTGTTGACTCTAACATCATGGACTAAGTAAAAAAAGAAATATTGTTTCAACATGTTGATAATAATGACACATAGAATGAAGAGTTAAGATAATTTACACAAAATCGTAGATCCACGTAGTGCACAGGAGGGTCTGTGAACAATACTCCCTCGTCACATGACAGCATACGCACGGCTGTGTTGAAGCAGTCATTGTCCATGGTCTGCTCCATGTTAAGTATGCACTGAAGTTTCTTAAGACTTAAGCCCATTGGATCGGGTGTCGAGCTCCGGACCCATACCTTACTATAAATTGGATGATAAGAAGAATAATATTATAAATCCACACATTAAATATTGATGCATGATACTTACTCCAAACACCCAGCATCATCGATAGACATGATGTAGTTGCAGAGGCCGGCAAGTAATTCACGTTGGTCCATGGGTATGATAGTGATTGGGGCAGGACGTTTGTCTTTGACTACGTCAGATGGATTCTCCAGGATCTCGATATCAGAATTAGCTAAAGTTTCTTCATCGTCAGGTTGATGGTATATGGGATCTCCTTTTAGCTTATTCAGCTCTGAATCGAGCAAAATGACAGCCAATTTTTTCCTAAAATGTTTCATATCCTCCTACAAAATATATATAAAATAAATTTATATAATATTTTGAGATAAAATAATGAGATAATGTATAAAAATGGAATACCTAGGTGAACGTGTCTGATAGTCCATGTGATGTCCAGTATTCCATATAATTTAACATGAACAGTCCACATGATACGCTATAATATTATAAAAAAATCCTTTACAATACCGCACAGATAAATCAAATAAACAAACCATTGTAACATGTGCTTACCCATCGGTTTGTATTGCCTCATGAAACTGCTCTACAACCGTCTATTTTGTAACATTAAGATCGGGCCACTTATGACCTCTGATAAACTCCGGATTATGCTCTACAAGTTTTAGACACTTCTCAAGTCCTAGTAACTATTTTATATATGAGAAATATTAGGAAACAAGGCAAACAAAACATATGTTAAGATGAGTAAAAAATATATACTTACCGTAGTAGCAAGGTCATTGCGTTTGACCCGAGAACCAAGTGAGTCCAATACTTGAATCTCTTGTTTTTTGGCATTGGCGACTGCTAGATACCAATGGTAGCCCggcatgttaatcggaatgaatAACTGGTGTAAATATCATACAAGTCACGATTGCAATTAGATATAAATATTAATAATTCATTATAACTATGAATTAAATAAAAACAATCCATAATTATATGCATGGAAAACGAGACAAAAACTAACCATATCTTGTTGTAGGTAAGTATTGACATGATGCATGATGCGGTGATATTTTGATGGGTCTATGCCTCTTTCCACGTCTTCTTTTAACTGGCCAGATACAAACGTGCTAACAATTTCTACCTTTTCGCCCGCCCTGACTTTTAGATGGTCGCGAGCAAGCATGCAATATATGTAAGCATTTATCACATGTAATCAACATTTACATTATATTTACAATTTATGAAATTATATTTTGTTCAAATTATTAATTACAAAGTTTGTGCATTTGGTCTTACACCGTCATGTAAGAACATATCATCTTTCATAAGGCATTCCAAATCATCGGTTGATAACAAGGCATCTCCAATGTCCACAAACTGGGTATTCTTGGGGGCAGACTTGATTGATTCGATGACTGTAATATCTCTAAGGGTACAAACATAGTCTGTCGAATTCATAAAAAAGTGAGCCAACTTAGCAATCAAAATGAGCAAAATTAGTTGAATACAAAAGGAAATATCACAAAAAAATGATAATGATATAAAAAAACCTTGTGGGAGAACATGTAAATTGGCATCTTTTTTGGTTTGTTATGACATATAACCTCGTCGACATTTTTATGTTGTGAATTTTCGTCCCCTTTCAGCGACATCGCATCCGAACCATCAATGTATTCTTTCCGTGCATCTCCAAAGTCCATATCCATGACTTCTGTATTCTGAAATAACAAAAATACAAAATTAGACCTTCTGTATTATCATCTATAAGATACGTACAAAGGAAGTTTAGCTATACGCACCTCTTCTCGTGGTGTTTCGGCGTGGTCTGTCATCGTTGCATCAGTGCGTATGTCGGAACCCATCAATTTATATCTATGCTAAAATATAATTAATAATTTTTACTGCATCATAATATTATTTAAAATATATAATAAAAATGAATGTGAAACCAACACAAATGTTTTATCTGCTAAAAAAGGCATTTGATTTTATTAGAAAAATAAATATTAAAAATCATTTTACTAACACAACATTTTGGGGAAAACAACAAACTATAATGTTTATATATAAGTAAGTAGGGGTCTGAAATTGCTTAAATTATTTTTAATTAATTGTATAGCATAGCGAAAATTGTCAAAAAAAAACTAAAACAAACAAACCAACATTAACAAAGTATATTCGGGAAAAACAACTAAATATAATGTTCTTATATAAATAAGTAATCATTTGAAAATTATTTAAATTATTTATGTAGGCTGTGGAAATCTGTCCAACAAAAGAaagtaaaacatgcaaacaaacCTTCTTTAACAAAGTATATTTGTGTTTTCTATTATTTACCCCCTCTTATTTTTATTGTGATGGCCTTGGTTTATTTAATAAGTATAAAAAAGTATATTAGTATGAACCATGTATATTATTATACACATTTATTGATTTTGTGAGGTATGTATATTTATTGATTTTgtgaggtatatatatatatgcacaGTTGATTTTTATCCACAGTATTACACAGGGCCAGAACAAGCTGGGCCAGGCCCAGCACAAGTGCATCACAGGCGACGGCCCACCTCCCCACCCGACGGTACACCTCCCTCGCGCGACGGCCCACCTCCCCAGCGCGACGGCACACCTCCCCCGCCTCCCGCATAACTCGTGGCCACCTACCCCGCCCCATTCACCTTATCCCATTCACTCCTCACTCCACTCACTTCAACTACCCCTTTCCCCTCCGCCGCGCGCGTCGACGAGCTGCCGGCCGCGCTCCTCCGCCTGCTCATGCCGCATCAGTCCCTCCCCTCTCCTCTCAATTCACTCGCCAGTCGCACATCTAACCCGCTCACCTCCCCCAGCCGCATCGTCGCGAACGTCGCGGAGCTCGCCACCACCACGACTCCGCCAGCCGACTACCGCACCACTCTCCGGCGACCCGTGTGCGACAGATGTTGACGACCACGGGCACATCGACCAGGCGCGGGTGTTGGATCTGGTCGCCGTTCGGATCCGCGGCGGTGCTGGTCTCCGGCGAGTTCCTTGCTCAGATCCGAAGCGGGGGGCCTCGATCTGCAACGCCAGAAGCCCCGGTACGCCGATCCAAACCATTTCCTCCTCTACTTCTTCCATTTGTTGCTTCCCTAACCTGATCTCATCCTCGCTGTTCTAACGAGGCACCGTGGCACGGCCGCACATGGAGGGCCAGGGCGAAGACACGGCCACGGTGGTGCAGCCTGTGGTCCACATCGCCGGCAAGAAGAACCACCACGAGGTCGGGGCCACGGTGGTGCATCCTATGGTCTTCATCGTCTACCACTCCGCCGTCTTCGGCAACCCCCACCACTTCTGCGTCCACATGTCCTTCAAGGGCCGCACCGTCCTGGTTCGCATCCAAacccctcctccctctccccgcTTAGCTCTCCTTGTTCTTGTTGGGGGAATCCGACTGACTGGCTCTTCGCTGGTGCCCAGTTCGACTGCGGCATCCACCCGGCCTACTCCGGCATGGCGGCGCTGCCCTACTTCGACGAGATCGACCCCTCCGCCATCGACGTCCTCCTAGTCACCCAGTAAGCAACCGCGCCTCCATCCCCACCTGCGCATATCTGCGTTCCTAATGCCTAATTTCCGGCCTTGGATTGGAATTGCAGCTTCCACTTGGACCACGCCGCCTCGCTGCCCTACTTCCTCGAGAAGGTAGGTAGGTAATACGCGTCGGAGGTCGATGTTGTTATGCTGTTTGGTACCTGAATTTGCTCTATTTTTGTTTGCAGACGACGTTCAAGGGCCGCGTGTTCATGACCCATGCCACCAAGGCCATCTACAGGCTGCTGCTCTCGGATTACGCCAAGGTCAGCAAGGTGTCGGTGGAGGACATGCTGTTTGACGAGCAGGACATTAACTCCACCTTGGCaaatattctccaccaccttgaattCGTCCGTGCGTCAAAcctccatgtacattggacttgagataCACCATGAGCACCGTTGCTACTCCCAGACTCcatgtgactccacctgcaactgtagTCCCTTCTCGTCTTCTTCACAGTCAATACTtgagcaaaattaagttcctcaTTACTCTACTTTGTGCTTCCAACTTCCGGAGTTTCCGTTCAACGCCATCACACATCGATAACTGTTTGtgtgaaagtgaacaactcacatattggatGCCACATATAAGAGTTACCCGAACTCAACGTCATCACTCTCCTTAACTGTATGTCTGAAACTTCAAAGAATTTCACCGTCACCCTGTGTCACCTTGAGTCAAATCCGCAGTTGTCTCATCTTTTTTTTCCCGGATAGTCTCTGGCATGTCCCACAGCTatagcactccgcc
The Triticum urartu cultivar G1812 unplaced genomic scaffold, Tu2.1 TuUngrouped_contig_7357, whole genome shotgun sequence DNA segment above includes these coding regions:
- the LOC125531520 gene encoding cleavage and polyadenylation specificity factor subunit 3-I-like → MEGQGEDTATVVQPVVHIAGKKNHHEVGATVVHPMVFIVYHSAVFGNPHHFCVHMSFKGRTVLFDCGIHPAYSGMAALPYFDEIDPSAIDVLLVTHFHLDHAASLPYFLEKTTFKGRVFMTHATKAIYRLLLSDYAKVSKVSVEDMLFDEQDINSTLANILHHLEFVRASNLH